One part of the Clarias gariepinus isolate MV-2021 ecotype Netherlands chromosome 24, CGAR_prim_01v2, whole genome shotgun sequence genome encodes these proteins:
- the abl1 gene encoding tyrosine-protein kinase ABL1 isoform X2, which produces MKMLEICLKLVGCKSKKGLSANSTYNLREALQRPDFEPSGLSEAARWNSKENLLAGPSENDPNLFVALYDFVASGDNTLSITKGEKLRVLGYNHNGEWCEAQTKNGQGWVPSNYITPVNSLEKHSWYHGPVSRNAAEYLLSSGINGSFLVRESESSPGQRSISLRYEGRVYHYRINTASDGKLYVSSESRFNTLAELVHHHSTVADGLITTLHYPAPKRNKPTIYGVSPNYDKWEMERTDITMKHKLGGGQYGEVYEGVWKKYNLTVAVKTLKEDTMEVEEFLKEAAVMKEIKHPNLVQLLGVCTREPPFYIITEFMTHGNLLDYLRECNREEVNAVVLLYMATQISSAMEYLEKKNFIHRDLAARNCLVGENHLVKVADFGLSRLMTGDTYTAHAGAKFPIKWTAPESLAYNKFSIKSDVWAFGVLLWEIATYGMSPYPGIDLSQVYELLEKDYRMDRPEGCPEKVYELMRACWKWNPAERPSFAETHQAFETMFQESSISDEVEKELGKKGKKLTLGSIQQAPELPTKTRTIRRPMEKDGDSPDGAEAEVAVSPMLPRKERLLVDSNLNEEPKSKTSLNPLISLIKKKKKTAPTPPTRSSSFKHSRDDFNNGCSLSDATLGFDPSKFLCLNNNGSSGVTNGVPAYPGQVFPPHPRKKGTTGASGSGRLATTPPGEEDLSSSKRFHRSSSASSMPPGSDRTEWKSVTLPRDVQSRHFDSSTLGSKPALPRKSTPRGGTLTPPPRLSKKTEDALDEVFKDFESSPGSSPQTLTPKLGHRSQLQSDGSKTSAFQADLLKSNAFFALGAAGEECRARRHKQPLDISSQREKDRGKFSKSKPAPPPPPPSSVKSGKVSRSPTQDLTTDIKVKVSLDLSPSGSEQSRSFLPQESTKKLSTSKAPPSKTTPTSPTGQPLGVPPSSPAGDPGSATAFIPLVTTRRSLRKTRQNERIPNSTITREMVLESTELLRAAISRNSEQTGSHNAVLEAGNNLSKYCLSYVDSIQQMRNKFAFREAINKLESSLRELQICPTATGGASTPQDFTKLLSSLKEISDIVQR; this is translated from the exons atgaaaatgtTGGAAATCTGTCTGAAATTGGTGGGATGCAAATCCAAGAAAGGCCTCTCTGCAAATTCCACCTATAACCTTCGAG aAGCTCTTCAGCGACCGGATTTTGAGCCCTCTGGTCTGTCTGAGGCGGCACGCTGGAACTCCAAAGAGAACCTGTTGGCGGGACCCAGTGAAAATGACCCCAATCTGTTTGTAGCACTGTACGACTTTGTGGCGAGTGGTGACAACACGCTCAGCATCACTAAAG GAGAGAAGCTGCGAGTGCTCGGGTACAATCATAATGGCGAGTGGTGCGAGGCGCAGACCAAGAACGGTCAGGGCTGGGTGCCCAGCAACTACATCACTCCTGTGAACAGTCTGGAAAAGCACAGCTGGTACCACGGGCCAGTGTCGCGCAACGCCGCGGAGTACCTGCTCAGCAGCGGCATCAACGGCAGCTTCTTGGTGCGAGAGAGTGAGAGCAGCCCAGGTCAGCGGTCCATCTCGCTACGCTACGAGGGACGAGTCTACCACTACCGCATCAACACAGCCTCTGATGGCAAG CTCTACGTGTCGTCAGAGAGTCGTTTCAACACACTGGCCGAGTTAGTGCATCACCATTCCACTGTAGCTGATGGTCTCATCACGACACTACATTACCCAGCGCCCAAACGCAACAAGCCTACCATCTATGGCGTCTCGCCCAACTACGACAAATGGGAGATGGAGCGCACGGACATTACTATGAAACACAAGCTGGGTGGAGGCCAGTATGGAGAGGTGTACGAGGGAGTCTGGAAAAAGTACAACCTCACTGTTGCTGTGAAAACACTAAAG gAGGACACAATGGAGGTGGAAGAGTTCCTCAAGGAGGCTGCAGTCATGAAAGAAATCAAGCACCCCAACTTGGTCCAACTATTAG GTGTTTGTACGCGGGAGCCTCCGTTCTACATCATTACCGAGTTCATGACCCACGGTAACCTGCTGGACTACCTGCGCGAGTGTAACCGCGAGGAGGTCAACGCCGTCGTGCTGCTTTACATGGCCACTCAGATCTCCTCTGCAATGGAGTACTTGGAGAAGAAGAATTTTATCCACAG GGACCTGGCTGCCCGCAACTGCTTGGTGGGGGAGAACCACTTGGTGAAGGTAGCAGATTTCGGTTTGAGTCGTCTGATGACGGGAGACACGTACACGGCTCACGCCGGAGCCAAGTTTCCTATCAAATGGACTGCGCCAGAAAGCCTGGCATATAACAAATTCTCAATCAAATCGGACGTATGGG CTTTTGGAGTGCTGCTATGGGAGATTGCCACCTATGGGATGTCCCCATATCCTGGGATTGATTTGTCCCAAGTTTATGAGCTACTTGAGAAGGACTATCGCATGGACAGACCCGAGGGATGCCCGGAGAAGGTCTATGAACTAATGAGAGCCT GTTGGAAATGGAACCCAGCAGAGAGACCATCCTTTGCCGAGACCCATCAAGCGTTCGAAACGATGTTTCAGGAATCTAGCATCTCAGACG AGGTGGAAAAAGAATTGGGGAAGAAAGGGAAGAAGCTGACACTAGGCTCCATACAGCAGGCCCCAGAGCTTCCGACCAAGACTAGGACGATACGCAGACCCATGGAGAAAGACGGGGACAGCCCAG ACGGTGCTGAAGCAGAGGTAGCTGTATCTCCAATGCTTCCTCGAAAAGAAAGGCTTTTGGTAGACAGCAATCTAAACGAGGAGCCCAAATCCAAGACCAGCCTCAACCCACTGATCAGCTTaatcaaaaagaagaagaaaaccgCTCCCACCCCTCCAACACGTAGCAGTTCCTTTAAGCACTCCAGGGATGATTTCAACAATGGCTGCTCCCTCAGCGATGCCACGCTAGGTTTCGACCCTTCAAAGTTCCTCTGCCTCAATAATAACGGATCTAGCGGGGTCACCAACGGAGTTCCCGCATATCCTGGACAGGTTTTTCCTCCACACCCAAGGAAAAAGGGCACAACAGGAGCTTCCGGTTCTGGGAGACTGGCCACGACTCCACCGGGCGAAGAAGATCTGTCCAGCTCCAAGCGCTTTCATAGGTCCTCCTCGGCCTCCAGCATGCCCCCAGGGTCAGACCGTACTGAGTGGAAGTCAGTCACTCTCCCCCGCGACGTCCAGTCTCGCCACTTCGACTCGAGCACCTTGGGAAGCAAGCCTGCCCTGCCCCGCAAGAGCACACCCCGTGGCGGCACGCTTACCCCACCCCCACGCCTGTCCAAGAAAACAGAAGACGCTTTAGACGAGGTTTTTAAGGATTTTGAATCTAGTCCAGGATCAAGTCCGCAGACCCTAACCCCCAAGCTGGGTCATCGGTCGCAACTGCAGAGTGACGGCTCCAAAACGAGTGCCTTCCAAGCAGACCTGCTCAAATCTAACGCATTTTTTGCCTTGGGAGCTGCCGGGGAGGAGTGCAGGGCGCGCAGACACAAACAACCCCTGGATATCTCGAGTCAGCGAGAGAAGGACAGGGGAAAGTTTTCAAAGTCCAAGCCGGCGCCTCCTCCGCCGCCACCCTCAAGCGTAAAATCTGGGAAGGTTTCAAGAAGCCCAACACAAGACCTAACTACTGACATCAAAGTCAAAGTCAGTCTCGACCTAAGCCCGTCTGGCTCTGAACAAAGCAGGTCCTTCTTGCCCCAAGAAAGTACCAAAAAACTTAGCACCTCGAAAGCACCGCCATCAAAGACCACACCCACTTCTCCAACCGGTCAGCCACTGGGAGTACCGCCCAGCTCGCCTGCTGGAGATCCGGGCTCGGCTACGGCTTTCATCCCCCTCGTGACTACGCGCCGCTCTCTGAGGAAAACGCGCCAGAACGAACGCATTCCCAACTCGACCATCACGCGGGAAATGGTCCTGGAGAGCACTGAGCTTTTGCGCGCTGCTATTAGCAGGAACTCTGAGCAGACGGGCAGTCACAACGCGGTCTTGGAGGCCGGCAATAACCTGTCCAAGTACTGCCTGAGCTATGTGGACTCCATACAGCAGATGAGGAACAAGTTCGCGTTCCGTGAGGCCATCAACAAGCTGGAGAGCAGTCTGAGGGAGCTGCAGATCTGCCCTACAGCCACCGGGGGCGCCAGCACGCCACAAGACTTTACTAAGCTCCTGTCTTCTCTCAAGGAGATTAGTGACATTGTTCAGAGGTAG
- the abl1 gene encoding tyrosine-protein kinase ABL1 isoform X1: MGQQPGKFVGDQRRPSLPALNFMKSGGKRDSSRHGTQPCNVFAVHEALQRPDFEPSGLSEAARWNSKENLLAGPSENDPNLFVALYDFVASGDNTLSITKGEKLRVLGYNHNGEWCEAQTKNGQGWVPSNYITPVNSLEKHSWYHGPVSRNAAEYLLSSGINGSFLVRESESSPGQRSISLRYEGRVYHYRINTASDGKLYVSSESRFNTLAELVHHHSTVADGLITTLHYPAPKRNKPTIYGVSPNYDKWEMERTDITMKHKLGGGQYGEVYEGVWKKYNLTVAVKTLKEDTMEVEEFLKEAAVMKEIKHPNLVQLLGVCTREPPFYIITEFMTHGNLLDYLRECNREEVNAVVLLYMATQISSAMEYLEKKNFIHRDLAARNCLVGENHLVKVADFGLSRLMTGDTYTAHAGAKFPIKWTAPESLAYNKFSIKSDVWAFGVLLWEIATYGMSPYPGIDLSQVYELLEKDYRMDRPEGCPEKVYELMRACWKWNPAERPSFAETHQAFETMFQESSISDEVEKELGKKGKKLTLGSIQQAPELPTKTRTIRRPMEKDGDSPDGAEAEVAVSPMLPRKERLLVDSNLNEEPKSKTSLNPLISLIKKKKKTAPTPPTRSSSFKHSRDDFNNGCSLSDATLGFDPSKFLCLNNNGSSGVTNGVPAYPGQVFPPHPRKKGTTGASGSGRLATTPPGEEDLSSSKRFHRSSSASSMPPGSDRTEWKSVTLPRDVQSRHFDSSTLGSKPALPRKSTPRGGTLTPPPRLSKKTEDALDEVFKDFESSPGSSPQTLTPKLGHRSQLQSDGSKTSAFQADLLKSNAFFALGAAGEECRARRHKQPLDISSQREKDRGKFSKSKPAPPPPPPSSVKSGKVSRSPTQDLTTDIKVKVSLDLSPSGSEQSRSFLPQESTKKLSTSKAPPSKTTPTSPTGQPLGVPPSSPAGDPGSATAFIPLVTTRRSLRKTRQNERIPNSTITREMVLESTELLRAAISRNSEQTGSHNAVLEAGNNLSKYCLSYVDSIQQMRNKFAFREAINKLESSLRELQICPTATGGASTPQDFTKLLSSLKEISDIVQR, translated from the exons aAGCTCTTCAGCGACCGGATTTTGAGCCCTCTGGTCTGTCTGAGGCGGCACGCTGGAACTCCAAAGAGAACCTGTTGGCGGGACCCAGTGAAAATGACCCCAATCTGTTTGTAGCACTGTACGACTTTGTGGCGAGTGGTGACAACACGCTCAGCATCACTAAAG GAGAGAAGCTGCGAGTGCTCGGGTACAATCATAATGGCGAGTGGTGCGAGGCGCAGACCAAGAACGGTCAGGGCTGGGTGCCCAGCAACTACATCACTCCTGTGAACAGTCTGGAAAAGCACAGCTGGTACCACGGGCCAGTGTCGCGCAACGCCGCGGAGTACCTGCTCAGCAGCGGCATCAACGGCAGCTTCTTGGTGCGAGAGAGTGAGAGCAGCCCAGGTCAGCGGTCCATCTCGCTACGCTACGAGGGACGAGTCTACCACTACCGCATCAACACAGCCTCTGATGGCAAG CTCTACGTGTCGTCAGAGAGTCGTTTCAACACACTGGCCGAGTTAGTGCATCACCATTCCACTGTAGCTGATGGTCTCATCACGACACTACATTACCCAGCGCCCAAACGCAACAAGCCTACCATCTATGGCGTCTCGCCCAACTACGACAAATGGGAGATGGAGCGCACGGACATTACTATGAAACACAAGCTGGGTGGAGGCCAGTATGGAGAGGTGTACGAGGGAGTCTGGAAAAAGTACAACCTCACTGTTGCTGTGAAAACACTAAAG gAGGACACAATGGAGGTGGAAGAGTTCCTCAAGGAGGCTGCAGTCATGAAAGAAATCAAGCACCCCAACTTGGTCCAACTATTAG GTGTTTGTACGCGGGAGCCTCCGTTCTACATCATTACCGAGTTCATGACCCACGGTAACCTGCTGGACTACCTGCGCGAGTGTAACCGCGAGGAGGTCAACGCCGTCGTGCTGCTTTACATGGCCACTCAGATCTCCTCTGCAATGGAGTACTTGGAGAAGAAGAATTTTATCCACAG GGACCTGGCTGCCCGCAACTGCTTGGTGGGGGAGAACCACTTGGTGAAGGTAGCAGATTTCGGTTTGAGTCGTCTGATGACGGGAGACACGTACACGGCTCACGCCGGAGCCAAGTTTCCTATCAAATGGACTGCGCCAGAAAGCCTGGCATATAACAAATTCTCAATCAAATCGGACGTATGGG CTTTTGGAGTGCTGCTATGGGAGATTGCCACCTATGGGATGTCCCCATATCCTGGGATTGATTTGTCCCAAGTTTATGAGCTACTTGAGAAGGACTATCGCATGGACAGACCCGAGGGATGCCCGGAGAAGGTCTATGAACTAATGAGAGCCT GTTGGAAATGGAACCCAGCAGAGAGACCATCCTTTGCCGAGACCCATCAAGCGTTCGAAACGATGTTTCAGGAATCTAGCATCTCAGACG AGGTGGAAAAAGAATTGGGGAAGAAAGGGAAGAAGCTGACACTAGGCTCCATACAGCAGGCCCCAGAGCTTCCGACCAAGACTAGGACGATACGCAGACCCATGGAGAAAGACGGGGACAGCCCAG ACGGTGCTGAAGCAGAGGTAGCTGTATCTCCAATGCTTCCTCGAAAAGAAAGGCTTTTGGTAGACAGCAATCTAAACGAGGAGCCCAAATCCAAGACCAGCCTCAACCCACTGATCAGCTTaatcaaaaagaagaagaaaaccgCTCCCACCCCTCCAACACGTAGCAGTTCCTTTAAGCACTCCAGGGATGATTTCAACAATGGCTGCTCCCTCAGCGATGCCACGCTAGGTTTCGACCCTTCAAAGTTCCTCTGCCTCAATAATAACGGATCTAGCGGGGTCACCAACGGAGTTCCCGCATATCCTGGACAGGTTTTTCCTCCACACCCAAGGAAAAAGGGCACAACAGGAGCTTCCGGTTCTGGGAGACTGGCCACGACTCCACCGGGCGAAGAAGATCTGTCCAGCTCCAAGCGCTTTCATAGGTCCTCCTCGGCCTCCAGCATGCCCCCAGGGTCAGACCGTACTGAGTGGAAGTCAGTCACTCTCCCCCGCGACGTCCAGTCTCGCCACTTCGACTCGAGCACCTTGGGAAGCAAGCCTGCCCTGCCCCGCAAGAGCACACCCCGTGGCGGCACGCTTACCCCACCCCCACGCCTGTCCAAGAAAACAGAAGACGCTTTAGACGAGGTTTTTAAGGATTTTGAATCTAGTCCAGGATCAAGTCCGCAGACCCTAACCCCCAAGCTGGGTCATCGGTCGCAACTGCAGAGTGACGGCTCCAAAACGAGTGCCTTCCAAGCAGACCTGCTCAAATCTAACGCATTTTTTGCCTTGGGAGCTGCCGGGGAGGAGTGCAGGGCGCGCAGACACAAACAACCCCTGGATATCTCGAGTCAGCGAGAGAAGGACAGGGGAAAGTTTTCAAAGTCCAAGCCGGCGCCTCCTCCGCCGCCACCCTCAAGCGTAAAATCTGGGAAGGTTTCAAGAAGCCCAACACAAGACCTAACTACTGACATCAAAGTCAAAGTCAGTCTCGACCTAAGCCCGTCTGGCTCTGAACAAAGCAGGTCCTTCTTGCCCCAAGAAAGTACCAAAAAACTTAGCACCTCGAAAGCACCGCCATCAAAGACCACACCCACTTCTCCAACCGGTCAGCCACTGGGAGTACCGCCCAGCTCGCCTGCTGGAGATCCGGGCTCGGCTACGGCTTTCATCCCCCTCGTGACTACGCGCCGCTCTCTGAGGAAAACGCGCCAGAACGAACGCATTCCCAACTCGACCATCACGCGGGAAATGGTCCTGGAGAGCACTGAGCTTTTGCGCGCTGCTATTAGCAGGAACTCTGAGCAGACGGGCAGTCACAACGCGGTCTTGGAGGCCGGCAATAACCTGTCCAAGTACTGCCTGAGCTATGTGGACTCCATACAGCAGATGAGGAACAAGTTCGCGTTCCGTGAGGCCATCAACAAGCTGGAGAGCAGTCTGAGGGAGCTGCAGATCTGCCCTACAGCCACCGGGGGCGCCAGCACGCCACAAGACTTTACTAAGCTCCTGTCTTCTCTCAAGGAGATTAGTGACATTGTTCAGAGGTAG
- the rab14l gene encoding RAB14, member RAS oncogene family, like, with amino-acid sequence MATAPYNYSYIFKYIIIGDMGVGKSCLLHQFTEKKFMADCPHTIGVEFGTRIIEVSGQKIKLQIWDTAGQERFRAVTRSYYRGAAGALMVYDITRRSTYNHLSSWLTDARNLTNPNTVIILIGNKADLEAQRDVTYEEAKQFAEENGLLFLEASAKTGENVEDAFLEAAKKIYQNIQDGSLDLNAAESGVQHKPSAPQGGRLTSEAQPQREGCSC; translated from the exons ATGGCCACCGCACCGTACAACTACTCGTACATTTTTAAGTACATCATCATCG ggGACATGGGGGTAGGGAAGTCGTGTTTGCTTCACCAGTTTAcagaaaagaaat TCATGGCGGACTGCCCCCACACAATCGGCGTGGAGTTTGGAACGAGGATTATAGAGGTTAGCGGCCAGAAGATTAAGCTGCAGATCTGGGACACGGCAGGGCAGGAGCGCTTCAGAGCCGTGACACGCAGCTACTACCGGGGCGCCGCCGGAGCGCTCATGGTGTACGACATCACCAG GAGAAGCACGTATAACCACCTTAGTAGCTGGCTTACCGATGCCAGGAACCTTACCAACCCCAATACT GTGAtcattctcataggtaacaaagcaGATCTGGAAGCTCAGCGAGATGTGACGTATGAAGAAGCCAAGCAGTTTGCAGAGGAGAACG GTTTGCTGTTCCTGGAAGCCAGCGCAAAAAC AGGCGAGAATGTAGAGGACGCCTTCCTGGAGGCGGCGAAAAAGATCTACCAGAACATTCAGGACGGCAGCCTGGACCTGAACGCGGCCGAATCGGGGGTCCAGCACAAGCCGAGTGCCCCTCAGGGTGGCCGGCTAACCAGTGAAGCACAGCCTCAGAGGGAAGGATGCAGCTGCTAA